A genome region from Sphingomonas sp. BGYR3 includes the following:
- a CDS encoding transporter: protein MRSSVMIGAMLIGAAMGHGVASAQAIDAGDYVPAPDGTQLGLLYLQYANAKGIYADGRNVDPDAELESAVAIARYVGFTKVGGMTLDYQVLQPVGYLRGHGSAAALGETTGFGDTILVSTLWLHEDAESGTYFGVTPYVFVPTGDYRADRPLNLGENRWKGSIQAVVSKKVAPKTILELSGDAMVFGVNDDLGAASQRLTQKPMYRVQGFARYLLDDKNELNARLMYVGGGEQRIDGIEQNNPIATTSILGTWRHTISPKWQLMTQLGTDLDVQNGFKEGARVQLRILRVF, encoded by the coding sequence ATGCGCTCTTCCGTGATGATCGGCGCGATGCTGATCGGGGCTGCGATGGGCCATGGTGTCGCCTCGGCGCAGGCGATCGATGCCGGCGATTATGTGCCGGCACCGGACGGAACGCAGCTCGGTTTGCTCTATCTGCAATATGCGAACGCAAAGGGCATCTATGCCGACGGGCGTAACGTCGACCCCGATGCCGAATTGGAAAGTGCCGTGGCCATTGCCCGCTATGTCGGGTTCACCAAGGTCGGCGGCATGACGCTTGATTATCAGGTGCTGCAGCCCGTCGGCTATTTGCGCGGTCATGGGTCAGCCGCCGCGCTTGGCGAAACGACGGGGTTTGGTGACACCATCCTCGTCAGCACGCTGTGGCTGCATGAGGATGCGGAGAGCGGGACCTATTTCGGGGTTACGCCCTATGTGTTCGTGCCCACCGGCGACTACCGCGCCGACCGTCCGCTCAATCTGGGCGAGAACCGATGGAAGGGGTCCATCCAGGCCGTCGTGTCGAAAAAGGTTGCGCCCAAGACGATCCTCGAACTGTCCGGCGATGCCATGGTCTTTGGCGTGAACGACGACCTTGGCGCTGCATCGCAGCGGCTGACGCAAAAGCCGATGTACCGCGTGCAGGGTTTTGCGCGTTACCTTCTGGACGACAAGAATGAGCTGAACGCCCGCCTGATGTATGTTGGCGGGGGCGAGCAGCGGATCGACGGGATCGAACAGAATAATCCGATCGCAACGACATCGATCCTCGGCACCTGGCGCCATACGATTTCGCCGAAATGGCAGCTGATGACGCAACTGGGGACCGACCTCGACGTGCAGAACGGGTTCAAGGAAGGTGCGCGGGTCCAGCTTCGCATACTTCGGGTGTTTTAG
- a CDS encoding LysR family transcriptional regulator, whose product MDLRNQDLFTDLSTIAFQQRSLPPWLSTSRTADGMSIAVSASVISQKWKSAMIIDDLFTLRLFVRAAELGTLGAAADHLNIAIAAASRRIKQLEDRMGVRLFRRSRQGLVLTAAGSALLDRARNLLDDARSIESTMSDFAGGMRGAIRLQANLSAIAQFLPADLARFSSAWPDLRIELEERLSSEIVAAVTAGEADVGVVVADGPIDLLSTVDYRSDQLALVVPKGEFGYRTSIAFADVPPHDFVGLVNDTALTRTLMREAARADYSFRLRMQVRSFDGMCRMVEAGFGYGVLPLVAAQSLAGSMQIDVLAIDDPWAHRRMKICALPANAQQPAITQLFNALGNCARAGNASGASDPASA is encoded by the coding sequence ATGGATTTGCGTAACCAAGACCTTTTCACAGACCTCTCCACCATTGCTTTCCAACAGCGATCCTTGCCGCCTTGGCTATCGACATCCCGCACCGCCGACGGCATGTCTATCGCCGTTTCAGCAAGTGTTATTTCGCAAAAGTGGAAATCAGCGATGATCATCGATGATCTGTTTACGCTGCGGCTCTTTGTCAGAGCGGCTGAGCTGGGCACTCTGGGGGCCGCTGCCGACCATCTCAACATCGCGATTGCCGCCGCATCGCGGCGCATCAAGCAACTGGAGGACAGAATGGGCGTGCGCCTGTTCCGGCGGAGTCGCCAGGGACTGGTTCTGACCGCGGCGGGCAGCGCCCTGCTCGACCGCGCCCGCAATCTCCTCGATGACGCCCGGTCGATCGAAAGCACCATGTCCGACTTTGCCGGGGGTATGCGCGGTGCCATCCGGCTTCAGGCCAATCTTTCGGCAATCGCACAGTTTCTTCCGGCGGACCTTGCCCGGTTCAGTTCGGCATGGCCCGACCTTCGCATCGAACTCGAAGAGCGATTGAGCAGCGAGATCGTGGCCGCGGTGACGGCGGGCGAAGCGGATGTCGGCGTGGTTGTGGCGGACGGCCCCATCGACCTGTTGTCGACCGTCGATTATCGTAGCGATCAGCTGGCGCTGGTCGTGCCCAAGGGGGAGTTTGGGTACCGCACCTCCATCGCGTTCGCCGACGTACCGCCGCACGATTTCGTGGGCCTGGTCAACGACACGGCACTGACCCGCACATTGATGCGCGAGGCCGCGCGCGCCGATTACAGCTTCCGCCTTCGCATGCAGGTTCGCAGTTTTGACGGGATGTGCAGGATGGTCGAGGCCGGGTTCGGATATGGCGTGTTGCCGCTGGTTGCAGCTCAAAGCCTTGCGGGATCCATGCAAATCGACGTGCTGGCCATCGATGACCCATGGGCACATCGGCGGATGAAGATCTGCGCGCTGCCGGCGAACGCGCAGCAGCCGGCAATCACTCAGCTGTTC